A single Hippocampus zosterae strain Florida chromosome 1, ASM2543408v3, whole genome shotgun sequence DNA region contains:
- the cenpu gene encoding centromere protein U isoform X2 translates to MSTRKGRGVTVVPVAPVGNKKTSTLDYDNQSAIGCASFIEGLQQKSGNPLHSTAIEEDLSSPKVSQMAKSQMGKNITQKVKKIGKTRPRKNELAKVEKKSGPANRRSSDSQEESDPGTGSKKRQNEVLSFDDDTDEDTCWNPSPKKAKLKSVERPPKKLSADKTRRVEKKRTKRSGGETELEVVMEAFLGFCDEYKDSVESNAIKQSIDCFSNNVKEQLLEKFASYKEFKVLKRENAKVCSMIRAKTQKLFDAKHELIRAERQVSLLQKEKADLKLRLEDLRRSQAFLKDIKQLNKVYLDYRTAHPKEKEMYGASSLPALLLQTKNIQGAQDQLRQINKKLENKVKGNGI, encoded by the exons ATGAG TACCAGAAAGGGCAGAGGAGTCACTGTGGTGCCCGTTGCACCAGTTGGCAACAAG AAAACATCCACTCTGGATTATGACAACCAATCGGCCATTGGTTGTGCCAGTTTCATAGAAGGGCTACAACAAAAAAGTG GTAACCCTTTGCACAGTACTGCCATAGAAGAAGATCTGAGCTCGCCAAAGGTGTCCCAGATGGCAAAAAGTCAAATGGGGAAGAACATCACACAGAAAGTAAAAAAGATCGGCAAAACCAG GCCTCGGAAGAATGAGCTAGCAAAGGTAGAAAAGAAGAGTGGTCCAGCCAACAGAAGGTCAAGTGATTCACAG GAGGAATCAGACCCTGGCACTGGCTCcaaaaagagacaaaatgaAGTCCTATCCTTTGATGATGACACAGATGAGGACACATGCTGG aaCCCAAGCCCAAAGAAAGCGAAACTAAAAAGTGTGGAGAGACCCCCGAAAAAGTTGTCCGCAG ACAAGACCCgaagggttgaaaaaaaaaggacaaaaagatcTGGAGGAGAAACAGAGTTGGAAGTGGTGATGGAGGCCTTCCTGGGTTTCTGTGATGAGTACAA GGATTCTGTGGAATCTAATGCAATCAAGCAGTCTATTGATTGTTTCTCCAACAATGTCAAGGAGCAACTACTTGAAAAG TTTGCCTCCTATAAAGAGTTTAAGGTTCTGAAACGGGAAAACGCCAAG GTGTGTTCCATGATCCGTGCAAAGACACAGAAACTTTTCGATGCCAAACATGAGCTAATTAG GGCAGAGAGACAAGTGAGCCTGCTGCAAAAGGAGAAAGCTGACCTCAAACTCCGATTGGAAGATCTGCGAAGAAGCCAGGCTTTTCTCAAAGATATTAAACAACTCAACAAAGTGTATCTGGACTACCGGACTGCACATCCGAAAGAGAAAGAGATG TATGGTGCATCCAGTTTACCAGCTCTACTACTGCAGACCAAAAATATTCAGGGAGCACAGGATCAGCTGAGGCAGATCAATAAAAAATTGGAGAACAAAGTGAAGGGGAATGGCATATAA
- the cenpu gene encoding centromere protein U isoform X1: protein MSTRKGRGVTVVPVAPVGNKKTSTLDYDNQSAIGCASFIEGLQQKSGNPLHSTAIEEDLSSPKVSQMAKSQMGKNITQKVKKIGKTRPRKNELAKVEKKSGPANRRSSDSQEESDPGTGSKKRQNEVLSFDDDTDEDTCWNPSPKKAKLKSVERPPKKLSAADKTRRVEKKRTKRSGGETELEVVMEAFLGFCDEYKDSVESNAIKQSIDCFSNNVKEQLLEKFASYKEFKVLKRENAKVCSMIRAKTQKLFDAKHELIRAERQVSLLQKEKADLKLRLEDLRRSQAFLKDIKQLNKVYLDYRTAHPKEKEMYGASSLPALLLQTKNIQGAQDQLRQINKKLENKVKGNGI from the exons ATGAG TACCAGAAAGGGCAGAGGAGTCACTGTGGTGCCCGTTGCACCAGTTGGCAACAAG AAAACATCCACTCTGGATTATGACAACCAATCGGCCATTGGTTGTGCCAGTTTCATAGAAGGGCTACAACAAAAAAGTG GTAACCCTTTGCACAGTACTGCCATAGAAGAAGATCTGAGCTCGCCAAAGGTGTCCCAGATGGCAAAAAGTCAAATGGGGAAGAACATCACACAGAAAGTAAAAAAGATCGGCAAAACCAG GCCTCGGAAGAATGAGCTAGCAAAGGTAGAAAAGAAGAGTGGTCCAGCCAACAGAAGGTCAAGTGATTCACAG GAGGAATCAGACCCTGGCACTGGCTCcaaaaagagacaaaatgaAGTCCTATCCTTTGATGATGACACAGATGAGGACACATGCTGG aaCCCAAGCCCAAAGAAAGCGAAACTAAAAAGTGTGGAGAGACCCCCGAAAAAGTTGTCCGCAG CAGACAAGACCCgaagggttgaaaaaaaaaggacaaaaagatcTGGAGGAGAAACAGAGTTGGAAGTGGTGATGGAGGCCTTCCTGGGTTTCTGTGATGAGTACAA GGATTCTGTGGAATCTAATGCAATCAAGCAGTCTATTGATTGTTTCTCCAACAATGTCAAGGAGCAACTACTTGAAAAG TTTGCCTCCTATAAAGAGTTTAAGGTTCTGAAACGGGAAAACGCCAAG GTGTGTTCCATGATCCGTGCAAAGACACAGAAACTTTTCGATGCCAAACATGAGCTAATTAG GGCAGAGAGACAAGTGAGCCTGCTGCAAAAGGAGAAAGCTGACCTCAAACTCCGATTGGAAGATCTGCGAAGAAGCCAGGCTTTTCTCAAAGATATTAAACAACTCAACAAAGTGTATCTGGACTACCGGACTGCACATCCGAAAGAGAAAGAGATG TATGGTGCATCCAGTTTACCAGCTCTACTACTGCAGACCAAAAATATTCAGGGAGCACAGGATCAGCTGAGGCAGATCAATAAAAAATTGGAGAACAAAGTGAAGGGGAATGGCATATAA